The Canis lupus baileyi chromosome 29, mCanLup2.hap1, whole genome shotgun sequence genomic interval tgttttgttttgttttctagaaggGCCCGGACAGGGATATGACATGACGGGCAGGGAAACAGGGTGACCAGGGCTCTGAAAGGTTTAGACTCCAGGGCTTTTTGTTTGCCAACGCCTCCAGTTGgggctcctcctcccttcccctcccctcggTTCCTAGGGAGAGTGCAGGTaggtgggggagagggcagggcgCCCCTCCCTTTGCAGCGTTCCAGCCCTTACCTGGTAGCTAGCCACCTCTGCGCTGTGCCGCTCCTCCAGCTCCAGGATCTGCCTCTCCAAGGACTCGTTGGCCCCACGCAGCCCCTCAATCTCGATGGTGCGTGCCTGCAGCTGGCGCCGGTACTCGTGAATCTCCTCGCGGCTCGCCCGGATGGCCTCGGTGCTGCGCGCCGCCTGCTCGTTCAGGTTGGCAAACTTGGACTTGTACCACTCCTCCGCTGACTGGAGGTTCTTGGCAGCCAGGGACTCATACTGCGCTCGGATCTCCCTCAGCGCCGAACTCAGGTCTGGTTTGGCCACAGCCACGTCCACCTCGGCCGCGGCCTGCGACGACGCCTGCAGCGTGGCCAGCAGCTCGGCCACCTCCTCGTCGTGCACCTGGCGCACGAAGGCCAGCTCGTCCAGCAGCGACTCCACCTTCTTCTCCAGGTCCAGGCGGGCCAGCGTGGCGCCGTCCACGTCGCGCTGCTGCGCCTTCAGGGCGCGCTCGGCGCCTTCGCGCCCGCGGCTCTCCTCCTCGCAGCGCGCCCTTAGCCGCTGCACCTCCTCGGCCAGCCCGTCGCGTTCCAGCAAGGCCTGCGCGCGCGCCGAGCTCGCCTCCTCCAGCTGCGCGCGCAGGTCGCGCAGCTCGCGCTGGAAGAGCTCGCCCACGCGCGACGGTTCGGCGTGGCGCTGCCGCAGCGCGGCCAGCTCGGCCTCGAGCGCGCGGTTCTGCGTCTCCAGCTGGTGCACCTTTTCGATGAACACCGCGAAGCGGTCGTTGAGGCCTTGCAGCTGCTCCTTCTCGTTGGTGCGGATGATCTTGTACTCGTTGGTGCGCGCCGCCGCCTGACTCAGGTCCAGCCCGTCGGACGCCGGGGTCCGGCGATAGGCCAGGCCCAGGCCGAGCGACGCGGCCGAGGAGCAGGCGGCCGAGGAGGCCACGTTGCAGCGGGACAGCGACTGCGAGCGGAAGCCACCCGCGCCCCCGGCGCTGGAGAGGCGCGAGGACAGGCGAGAGCCATCTCCAAACACCTTGCGGTAGGAGGAGGAGGCGCACAGGTAGTGCTCCGAGCCGAAGCTCATGGTGCCGGGACCAGGGCCGGGAGGACGGCTGCGGCGGACGACACGGGCCAGAGGAGAGGTGCGCCAGCCGGGGCGCGGCTGGGCGGTGTGCACCGGGTTTTAAGGCGCCGGGGCTGGGGCGGCGCGTTGGGGGCGGAGCTCCTGCTCGGGGGCTGGTGGAGAGAGGGAAGCGGGGCATCCAGGAGCGGGGGCGGGGAAGCGCAGAGACTACTGCAGCTGCGCGCGCCGCGGACCTGGGGCGCCGAGACAAAGCGATTTGCGTGGGAGCCGCTCCCTGCCCGCCGCGCCCCTCCCCAAGAATCGTGTGGCTTGGAAGTGACTTGAGTGGAGTGGCGCCTAAACGACCGGGGCTTCCCAGCCGCAGACCACCGGGCCCTGTCGCCTCCCTTAACCCTGTCCTTTTTGCCCCCTTTAACCCACCCGGAGTTACGGTTTTCCGGGAGGTGACCCGTACGCCCGCCCGTCCCTCCCTGGGAGCTCCTGAGGGTGAAACCCTGTTTTTCCAGTTAGAGTGGGGACTTTGTCTCTTCCCTCAGGCTTTGTCCCTTTCCTCAGCCAGCTCGGGGTTCCCAGGGGGTAGAGTGGGTCTACGTCAGAGAGCATCTCATCAGCTGTCCTCTGCATCTCTCGGAAGCACCCAGGGCCGGTGGCTGGGCCCAATGCCTGTGACGCCCCAGAAAAGAGGGGACATAGATAAAGAACACGGGCCTGAGTTGCAGATAGAAGAAGGAAgcgcaggaaaaaaaaaagctggggtgTCTGCAGTGGACAAAACTGAAGTGCCCCTGACATTTGTATAAGCAAGTGGATTTCCCATCCGCAGACCACACACCCGGCTCTGGCGCTTCCGTCGACCCTGTCCTCTTTGCTTTCCCCCAGAGTTAGGGTTTTTCTGGGAGGTGACCCGTAAGCCCATTCCCATCCCAGAGCTCCCAATGGGGATGGGATCACCACAGTCCCCACAACTCTCCGTTGAATAATGCCCACCTTCTGAATTCATTTACGTTATCTATCTGGCCCTGTAGGTATTAGAGATTTCAGGCTTTGTAAATCCTACTCTAATTTAGGAGCACCTCTTCCTAATTTAGGAGGTCTCTCTTTGAACAAAAGAGGTCTCTGCAAATATTAAACTCCAGGATCAGAGAAGAGTTCCGGCCACAGGGCAGACccacacagggtgggggtggggaggtcaaAGAATGGGATTTGGAGAGGTGAGGGCTGGGCGGAGTCAGTGTAGGATTTAGTGTGCACTCACCTTCTAGCTTATAGTATCTCTCAGGATGCAGCTGTGGCTTAGGAGAGGGAGTAAGAAGAACTTTTTAGTAGACTCCAGAATTCCAGACTAAAGGCCTTTTTGATTTGGATCTCAAGGATAAGCTTAACTTCATGTGGGAAAATATTACCTGAGACAGGCCactaaaggaaagagaagggaagcccTGCAGGACTTTGGAACATACTTCTTGGCATTATGCTTCATGTCATGGAAGATGATCAGGCCCTACCACAGCCTGTCCCCCCCAGGTTCCTTATTACAGACCAAGACCTTAGCTTAATTCTGTGTTCACTGGGCTCGGAAATACCTGGTAAAGTGAAGGGCGGAAGAATGCTAGCTAACACTACTAAATGATTACTCTCTGCTAGCCATTGTGCCAGGACTTTTGCAtaggtttctttccttctggctACTCTTCAGTGTGACCCTTTACCCCCATCTAAGAGATCAGAAACCAGGGCTCAGCTCCAGCACTCTGCACAAGGTCACTAGCAAACAAACATACATTCTTTCCTCACTACATAATTCTACTTCTTGGAGCAATGGGGCTGTTGAAGTCTCATTAATTTCTATACAGCCAGCAGAAGGCTAAGTGGGCTAAGTTTTAGCCAATAACAACGTAGCAGGCTTGTTTATAATTCAAAGAGTCAGAGGTGATGGGTTTGAATTGTGGTTTCTGTACTTATCAAGCTTGTAGAGAAAACAACACCTATCTCCGAAGGTCATGAAAGATTGAGTTGATGCATGTGAAGGTGCTTTGTAAATTGTATAGGTATAAGGGGTTCACATCAATATTatcctctttcaaataaagggGCATTTCTTCCCATCTACCATCAACAGGATATAAATCTGGGTTTGTGATGGGATTGCAGCAAACTGTCCACCATTTCCTTGCATAGGCCTTCAGGATGTCCCTTGGCAAAGAGAATACATCCAACCTTGATTGGAGTCCCTGAGGCCAGCCTGAGTGTGATAAGTAGGAACAGCCACATATAACTAGATCTTGCTTCTGGGCTATAATTCCAGTCTTATTTCAACCATGTTATTCATGACTGAATAACTAAAAATTAGTGAAATGTCCTGGTTGGAATtgtacctctctttctctttccgtCCTCCCAATACAAGCAGTACTCCAAAGGTAAAACACAAACAAAGCAGAAGTGAGGCTAAAGGCCTCAGTAATCCAACAAAAAGGGAGAGTGGCCTAGAAAATCGAGAGTGGGCTGCATTTTGAAATTTCTAAACAGTTTATCTTATATTCCAAACTGAGATTCCCTCATGGGAATTGGATCTCCCCTTTCTTGGCATAGCACCCCATAGGCCCAGATGTTTGGCTTTAATATTTTTAGCACAAAGCTCTATTACCAAGGAGTGAGCCTGGCTGAGCCTCAAACCACAGTTCCTTCCAGCTGGCCAGGTTTCTTGAGGGAGTGCCTTGTCCTGTGCGAAAGCTGTGTCTTTATCTTCCTGTAATGTCAGACTCAGGCACCGCAGACATATGGGTTCGTTATCCCCAGGTTCTCTCTCATGCCACATCCTCTGTGGTCTTTCTGTGGCTTTTGGCAATGCTCACTACTCACCTTGGTTTCGGAGATTCAGTTTTTGGCCTTCTGATCTTCCCTCATAAACTCTTTTCCAGATCTTATGTCTCCCAGGGGCAAGGAGGCTAGTGGTAAAATTCTCTCCATAAGAGATCTAGTTTTGCATCATGGCTCTTTCTAGCCATgggactttggttttttttttttttttaagattttatttattcatagagagagagagagagagagagagagagagaggcagagacaaaggcagggggagaagcaggctccatacaggatgcctcacgtaggactcgatcctgggtctccaggatcacaccccaggctgcaggaggcgctaaacggctgtgccatctgggctgccctagcCATGGGACTTTGAATAAATCACTGTTATTTGCTGaaccttagtttctttatctgtaaaatttcAATGAAACTATCCTCCTGAGTGATTTCTAAATCTGACTGCTCATTAAAAGTCCTTGGGAACTTAAATTCTGATTCTTGGGCCTTACCCCAGACCTTTGAATTTAGTTCTGAGAAGCCTTTGACCTGTCATGGGATTTCTGTGAGGTtcaaatgagattatatatacaGAGTGGGTATTCAGTGGCTGCCATGTGCATGCTCAATCAATGGTGGCTGTCAGAACtattatctttattcattcaacaattatttctgAGTGCAAGGTACTGGACTAGGGTGCTAGGAATAAGTCAGATGTGGACTCTGCTCCACGAGACTAGAATTCTAGCAAAAACAAAGAGAGATTGAACAAcaaattaattaacaaattaattatTGTAATTAACTGTGCTCTGAAGGAGAGTACAAGTTGCTGTGGGGCATATGACAAAAGGCCTGACCTATGCCTATGATGCTCAAATCCATATTCCAGTTtccaacttttaatttattttttaaatattttatttattcatgagacacagagagagagagagagagagagagaggcagagacataggcag includes:
- the INA gene encoding alpha-internexin is translated as MSFGSEHYLCASSSYRKVFGDGSRLSSRLSSAGGAGGFRSQSLSRCNVASSAACSSAASLGLGLAYRRTPASDGLDLSQAAARTNEYKIIRTNEKEQLQGLNDRFAVFIEKVHQLETQNRALEAELAALRQRHAEPSRVGELFQRELRDLRAQLEEASSARAQALLERDGLAEEVQRLRARCEEESRGREGAERALKAQQRDVDGATLARLDLEKKVESLLDELAFVRQVHDEEVAELLATLQASSQAAAEVDVAVAKPDLSSALREIRAQYESLAAKNLQSAEEWYKSKFANLNEQAARSTEAIRASREEIHEYRRQLQARTIEIEGLRGANESLERQILELEERHSAEVASYQDSIGQLENDLRNTKSEMARHLREYQDLLNVKMALDIEIAAYRKLLEGEETRFSTSGLSISGLNPPPNPVYLLPPRILSSTTSKVSSTGLSLKKEEEEEEEASKAASKKTSQIGESFEEILEETVISTKKTEKSIIEESTTSSQKI